GGGTCGTGGAGAAGGAGTAGTGCGACACCGCGCGGTACTTCGCGGCGGCGGTGGAGTAGTAGGTGATGGCGATGGAGGGCAGCGGGGTGTCGAGGGTGACGTACTGGGGTCCGTCCCCCTGGTTGATGCTGCCGCCCTTCACGCAGTAGTCGGTGATGAGCATGCCCGCGGGGGCGGTGAGGACCACCGTCATCGGGTCGCCGGTGGTGTCGATCTTCGTCGAGCTGAGGGGGGCGCAGACCTGGTCGCGGTCCGGCTGGCCCTGCGCGATCGCCGTGCCGGCGGTGAGCGCCGTGACGGTGCCGAGCGTCAGCAGCGCGCTCAGGCCCGCGGCGAGCGCGGTGGTGCCTCGCGGGCGGGTGGTGGTGGGGTTCTGGTGCACGGCGGTCTCCTCGATCAGCAGGTGATGAGGCGAGCCTGGCAGCCCCGACGGCCCCGGGCGGCCTGCTTGCGCAGACCTTGTGGACCCGGCCGCGGACCTTGAGGATTCCTTGCAGAAGGGTGCGGGGTTCAGCGCGAGGGCGCGGCCGCGACGTTGCCGAGCTCGGCGTTGTCGGCGTCGGCGAGGGCCCCCGCGGTGCGCTGCTCGTGGGAGTCGGGGATGCGGGCCCCGGCCACGGCGGCGAGCACCATCGCGGCGGCGAGCACCAGGAAGCCCACGACGTAGGCGTGCTCGGTCGGGTAGCCCGAGGCCAGCACGTCGGCGGTGAGGATGCCGGCCATCACCGCCGAGCCCACGGCGCCGCCGATGGTGCGGATGTTGGCGTTCATGCCGCTGGCCACGCCGGTCTGGTGGGCGGGGACCGCGCCGATCACGACGCCGGCGAGGGAGGAGAAGACGAAGCCCGAGCTCAGGCCCTGGAGGGTGGTGGCCAGGTAGAGCTGCCAGGTGTGGTCGTGGAAGAGCCCGAAGGAGGCGAAGGCGACCGCGTTGCCGAGGGTGCCGGCGACGATGACGCCGCGCGCGCCGAAGCGGCGCACGAGCCGGGCGGTGACGAAGCCCACCAGGAAGCTGGCGACCGCCGAGGGCAGCAGCAGCGTGGCCGACTCGCTGATCGAGGCGCCGAAGCCGTAGCCGGTCTCGACGGGGCTCTGGAGGAACTGGGGCAGGAAGCCGAAGGAGGCGAACATCCCGAAGCCGACGAAGGCCGCCACCGCGTTGGCCGTCCACACGCCGCGCTGGCGCATCATCGTCATGTCGATCAGCGGCACCGGCACCCGCGTCTCCACCCGCACCCAGGCGAGCACCAGGACGACCGCGGCCACCAGCAGGCCCAGCACCCGGGCGGAGCCCCAGCCCCACACGTTGCCCTGGCTGACGCCCAGCAGCAGGCAGACCAGCCAGCCCGCGAGCAGCACCGCCGGCAGCACCGGCAGCCGGCCGGGGGTGCGCACGGGCGACTCGGGCACCAGCGCCACCGCCCCGACCGCGGCCAGCGCGGTCGCGATCATCGGCAGCCAGAAGAGCCAGGTGAAGCCGAGCGCGTCGACGACGGGTCCGGCGGTGACGATGCCGACACCGAAGCCCACCGCGGTCAGCGAGGCCATCACGCTCAGCGCGCCGTTGACGCGGGTGGGGGAGAACTCGTCGCGGATGATCCCGAAGGCCAGCGGCATCACCCCGCCACCGACGCCCTGCACCGCCCGGGCCGCGATCAGCCAGCCGATGGTGGGGGCGAGCGCGGCGAGGGCGGAGCCGACCGTCAGGAGCACCAGGGCGACCACCAGGACCCGTCGCTTGCCGACGGCGTCGCCGAGGCGCCCGACCAGCGGCGTGGCGATGGAGGCCGAGAGCAGGTAGGCGGTCAGCACCCACGTGACGGTGGCCTGGTCGGTCTCGTACTCGACCTGGAGCTGGGCCAGCACCGGCACGACGAGCGACTGCAGCATCACGAACGAGGCGACCGCGACCGCCAGGACCGCGAAGGTCGTGCGCTCGTCGCCGCGCCGGCGCAGGGTCGAGAGCGACGGCACCCGGGTCCTCCTCGAAGATGGTTGTGCCTGACAACCAAGCACGCAGGGAGTGTAGCCGGGTCCGGCGCCTGCTCAGCCCTTGCGGTCGACCAGCAGCGCGACCGCGTTCAGCGCGCCCCAGCCGAGCGTGACCGCCATCACCTTGCGGCGCACGTCGCCCTCGGTGCGCGCCGACAGCAGGGCGCAGTCGCCGAGGTCCATGGCGATCCGCACGGCCATGGCGGCCTTGACGACCGACGGCGAGCCGAAGACACCGGCCGCGCTGATGGCGAGGTCACGCACGCCGTAGGACTGCGCCAGCAGCTCGAGGCCGTCGCGGTCGGCGGCCTGCGAGCCGAGGGCGTCGGGGAGGTGGGAGGGCCGGGCGAGCGCGAAGGCGCCGTACGACGCGGTGGCGGCGGACAGGGTGCGGGACAGCTTCATGGTGGGCATGGCCTCGACGGTAGGTCGCCCGGCCGGTCGGGCGCTCACCCGTCGGGTGCGGCCCGCCCCAGCAGTGCTCGTACGCCGGCCCCGGCGCGCACGGGGGCGTGCAGCCGGTGGTGCAGCAGCGCGGCCCGGGCGGCGTTGGCGCCGGGCGCGCCGTGGACCCCGCCGCTGGGGTGCGCCGAGCTCGAGCCCAGGTAGAGGCCACCGATGCCGGTCTCGGGGCGCCCCAGGCCGGGCACCGGGCGCAGCACCAGCATC
The Nocardioides marinisabuli genome window above contains:
- a CDS encoding MFS transporter encodes the protein MPSLSTLRRRGDERTTFAVLAVAVASFVMLQSLVVPVLAQLQVEYETDQATVTWVLTAYLLSASIATPLVGRLGDAVGKRRVLVVALVLLTVGSALAALAPTIGWLIAARAVQGVGGGVMPLAFGIIRDEFSPTRVNGALSVMASLTAVGFGVGIVTAGPVVDALGFTWLFWLPMIATALAAVGAVALVPESPVRTPGRLPVLPAVLLAGWLVCLLLGVSQGNVWGWGSARVLGLLVAAVVLVLAWVRVETRVPVPLIDMTMMRQRGVWTANAVAAFVGFGMFASFGFLPQFLQSPVETGYGFGASISESATLLLPSAVASFLVGFVTARLVRRFGARGVIVAGTLGNAVAFASFGLFHDHTWQLYLATTLQGLSSGFVFSSLAGVVIGAVPAHQTGVASGMNANIRTIGGAVGSAVMAGILTADVLASGYPTEHAYVVGFLVLAAAMVLAAVAGARIPDSHEQRTAGALADADNAELGNVAAAPSR